Below is a genomic region from Saccharomyces eubayanus strain FM1318 chromosome XV, whole genome shotgun sequence.
CACAAGTACCATCAGGGTTTTTTCCGCCATCTTCGCAAGTTAGCTTCAAGTTCCTCGGAAATGCATAGTTTATAATGATCATAGAGGTATATCCTACAGGGTTTAAATAGTTGAAACCTTTCAATACTCTCGACATTCCCAGTGACATTAATCCTGACATCTGTGTACCAATGGATaaaataatggaaataCAGTTAACAACAAATCCTGGCCTTTCGAAAAACGTATTTGTCATTATACCCAAAGCTTCACCGCAAGTGgtaacaacaaaagaacaataaaCTGTCACAAAGAAATTTCCTGCTGTTCTTGGTAATCCACATGCTAGCACTGTAAACACTGCATATAAAACCGAAGCTAATAAGGATAGTGGTAGCTCTAATGTCATATAAGCTAAGAAAAAGGGTGCTATACCGTAAACGTTATCATTGTATTCTTCATAAAAATAATCTCTCTCAGTTGGATAACATGCCAGGTTCCCCAGCATACCCACAAAGTAAAGCGCTGTGGACTCTTGTGCTAACCCCAAGCGATTATTGATACTAGTATAGTTATGCTTGACTGGAGCAAAAAACAACGCAAAGATAACACCCAACCCTGGAATTTGTGCGATACGTGCCatcaaagaatcaaaacTTCTTCTGGTCGTAGTAAATTGCCTCCTGACATTAACTATGTATGCTAACATCAGATTAGCTGGCCTCCTCACAAACTCGCTATATTCTGTTAAAAATGATTCTTGAGAGTAATGCTGCTTTTCAGATATGGGAGATGATGAAATACTTTCATTCTCTAAATTCTCTTTCCAAGCTGCTAGTATTTCTTCTACCCTTGATTTAGAGCTTTGTTCATTCAGTTCATTTTGAGTATTAACTGAAATTAgatcaaggaaaaaatctgCCACATTGGTAAAAGATGGGCAATCAAAACCCAAGTCAGCAAAATAAGTAATCATTTCATCGGGTGACCCATTGAATGCAGTTCTACCTGATTTGGCTAACAACAAAACATTACCAAATCGTTTGAATAATTCCGATCTTGGTTGATGGATAGTGATGATAACTGTCTTCCCGTGTTCCTTACACAGATTCTCCAGAATTTCCAATATAGTGGCGGATGTAAAGCTATCTAGCCCTGAAGTTGGTTCATCTAATAACAAGATTGGCGGATCATTTAGTAATTGAACACCCATCGTGactcttctcttttcaccACCACTAATACCCTTAACAAATTCATTACCAATGATGTTGTTTTCACAGTGCTTTAAACCTAGGGATCTTATCAAATTATCGGTTCTTTCCATCCGTTCTGCCTCATTCAAATGATGCAACCTTAGCGCAGCTGCATATTTAAGCGTTTCCTTAACAGTTAATGTGGCCAAAAGATGGTCATCATCTTGTGAAACATATGAGCAGACGTTCTTGAACATGAGCTCTGAAACTTGAATATCATTGAACATTATTGAACCTGAAGTGGCAAACTTAGCAAAAAGAGAGGACTTTAATCTTCCAGAGATTAAATTCAACAATGAGGATTTTCCTGACCCTGATGGCCCCATAATCGCATTAATCATCCCAGGTTTGAAAACGGCATTGACTGATTGCAAGATCTCTTTGGTTTCGTGGTGGAATTTGCTTTCCTTCCAATTTGTGAAAGggttaaagaaatttacTCGCAGGTCTATGTCCTGTAGATTTACGGTaatggatttttttctatcttttttttctgcttccAAGTCCTTTTGATGGTGAATATCATCTAGCAATTGGATTTCGGGTTTCACGTCGCTTGGTGACTTCTTGctaattttctttcctttcgACTTTACttcattttgtaaagtgATATCAATCTTGTGTAAATATAGGATAATTGCTCCTACCACAAAATACCCTATTGAccaacaaaataaaataacTGCAGGTACAGTGATCCAATTCCTAGGGAACCCGTAAGCCTTTAAAATCTGATTGCCTAAGCATTCATCAAGATTATCCGAGGTACAATAGGAATCCGTAAAAGTGCTTGACATCAGAGTACCAAATGAATACCACGTGAAAGCAATATACTTAATCCAACGAACATAGACTGGCATGACCTTAGCGTTAACGAAAAAACCACACCCCATAGATAATACAGTAAATGTCAAATTACCCACCAAAGAAGCTTTAGAAAAATCTCTTGAAACAGCCACAGATAACATAGACAACCCAGAACAAGATAATTGGCACAGAAACACGATGGCAAACTGATAAAAGAATTTGCTCGCATTTGCTTCGAGCCCAAACATGAAATACGTTATACTCACAAAGATCATGATCATAGCAACATCATCtgagagaaaaagagaaaattttctagCGACGATGAATGCTAGCGGTGTTACTGAACCTTCTGCCCTTTCACGATCATACAACGCGATATCCTGCTCACAAAGTCGATACGTATCAAACAGCAGATATAAGTAGCACTGTAATATGGTCGATGCGTAGAGACAAGCGGTAATTGTCCTTAACCCGCCGACGGAGGTCTTGTCGGGTTTGTAGTAAATCCAGCCACAAACTGTAGCAATGATTACAGGTTCTGCGAAAGTGGATATAAGAGTCACATAATCTGAAAAGTTCAACTTAAAATTTCGTCTTGTCAAAACCGTAACTTGTTTCCAAAATGGTAACCTGGTGGTCATATTTTGGATGTGAATTTCGACAGCGTTATCTATACAAGATTCCGTCTGCAGTTGCAaatggtttttttcataatcaTGCCAATGATCGATCAACGAATCCAGCCTCTTTTGCGTAGTGCATTCCTCTTTATCGGATCTTGAATCAACACTTGACAAATCAATGAAATAATCCGCAGGATTCACCAACTGCGGCACACTGTAACCAATAGATTCAAAATAAGGGATGGTCTTATCCATTTTGTCACAGTATATCACATTGCCCTTCGATAAAATGCAAACCTGGCTcagtaaaaacaaaatatctGATCTTGGCTGATGGATGGACATGATAAATGTCCTGCCATCTTCCTTtgctaattttttcaaggtCTTAATGACCAAAAAAGCAGAATATGCATCCAGTCCAGTAGTAGGTTCGTCCAAGAACATGATGGAGGGGTTCGAAATCATTTGAGTACCGATACTTAATCTTCTCTTCTCTCCACCGGAGAGACCTCTGTGTGAGTTATCCCCCACTAAAGTATCAGCACAATCTCTTAACCCTAACTCCTCAATCAACTGTTCAACCATCAACTTCTTAGTCCTGGTAGAAGagttcaatttcaaatcagCTGCAAAGTTAAGGGTTTCCCTACATGTCAACCGTGGAGAGAGCACGTCTTGTTGTGGTAAGTAAGCCATTATTACATGCTTTTGAATGGAATGGTCTTCGCCATCCAAACGGCTGTTTTTAGCCGTCATATCTAAGGGCTCCTCAGAGCCAGATCCAAACTCAGAGTCTTCCAAGACATACCGTATAGAACCCTCATGCCTTAAACCACCACTAATCTTGGATGCCAGCACATTCAACAGCGTGGTCTTCCCTGACCCTGAACCACCCATAACTGCCATGACCGACCCGCTGGGCAAGTCCATTGAAAATGAGTTGACCAGCGTCGTGTTACTCTTAGATGCAACGATCGACAAATCCCTTACATGGAGGCTTATTCTAGGGATCCTAGAGAACGAAAGTCTATTTTCGGTTAAACCAGTGGCCACATCGCCATGAATCGGCTGTACCATAGTCTCTGCAGTGAATGTTTGGCGTTGCAGTGTATAGTAACAAGTACGAAGATCGTTTGAAGGAGTATAGAAATTCTTGTGCCTACTTGTGCATTTTTATTACGAAGTCGTATATCTCATCAAtagtttccttttttcactttttgGCATTTTCGTATAAGGGTCAACCCAACAACAATAGAACCACCACTAAAAATAGAAGTAGGCGCCTCACACGGCTACAAACGAAGCTATTGGTCCGCTATATGTTTATGTGTTTTATGTATGTACATGCTAAGGCCTCATCTTCTGAAAGTGTCCAGGAATTGGACTCCCAATGGTCTTGCGGGCTCATCGGCACCTGGTTCGTCATCACCAGCGTTGGAAGTATCCGTGGGAGTTGCGCTTGAACCACGTAGTGGCATACTTACAGGACCAGTGCCATTTGTGTTACTGCTTCCTGCGATGGCAATGGCAGCATCTGCGCTGGCTCTTGCTGCTGCAGTACTCGTAGCCGCATTGGCAGCCATGGCGACGCTGGCCCTGGTAGGTGGGCCTTGGGAGATCCAGTGGGATACAAACGGTACTCGCCAATGGTCTAGTCCTGGAAGCAATCCTTTATCGATGAAAATACCACATACCCAGCTTATGAACCCGCATAGTATCCCTGCAATCCCCTGATTCAGTAGTAGCAGAAGGACAAGTCCGTTTAAAAGAAACTGGTCGTTGATTTTCCACTGCACAGCGCccttttcctcttgttTATTATCGGTGTTACTTGTCGACCCTCCACGAGGGCCCAGTAGTCTTATGTTCCATTCGTAAATTTGAGGAGTGTATTCTTTGTAAAAGTGCACTAGGCTCAATACGATGGGCAACGAACCCGTAGTAAAACTGTTCCACTGTAGCCACTGGTAC
It encodes:
- the DSC2 gene encoding Dsc2p; translation: MSMEPPVGLTAMPVTKLAMITTLVVPLMASIANYKHIFLLQYDPFLQTYHQYYRLFIFQFCAINESDAILLALVWYLFRHLERLLGSHKYLTLIVLSWAYTTFVIWGLNLIWNSFLGQYQWLQWNSFTTGSLPIVLSLVHFYKEYTPQIYEWNIRLLGPRGGSTSNTDNKQEEKGAVQWKINDQFLLNGLVLLLLLNQGIAGILCGFISWVCGIFIDKGLLPGLDHWRVPFVSHWISQGPPTRASVAMAANAATSTAAARASADAAIAIAGSSNTNGTGPVSMPLRGSSATPTDTSNAGDDEPGADEPARPLGVQFLDTFRR